One Glycine max cultivar Williams 82 chromosome 3, Glycine_max_v4.0, whole genome shotgun sequence DNA window includes the following coding sequences:
- the LOC100805391 gene encoding non-specific phospholipase C4 isoform X1 — MASNSSTNNAGYPIKTIVVLVQENRSFDHMLGWMKSLDPKINGITGSESNPISTSNPNSNLVQFSDQSVYVDPDPGHSIQDIYEQIFGEPWSEASTAKKLPPTMQGFAQNAGRQAVPKNATATMMETVMNGFKPDLIPVYKELVKEYAVCDCWFASVPASTQPNRLYVHSATSHGLTSNDTNKLIGGLPQKTIFDSLDENGFSFGIYYQSPPATLFYRNLRKLKYVDNFRPFDLFKKHCKEGKLPNYVVIEQRFFDLLSIPGNDDHPSHDVSEGQKFVKEVYEALRGSPQWNETLFVIVYDEHGGFYDHVPTPVEGVPSPDDIVGPEPFKFQFDRLGVRIPAIIVSPWIEPGTVLHGPSGPSPTSQYEHSSIPATVKKIFNLPEFLTKRDAWAGTFEGLLTRSSPRTDCPVKLPEPVKLREAPAQEKAKLSEFQEELVQMAATLNGDHRKSIYPDKLTENMSVPDAVKYVEDAFNTFLNECEKAKQNGADESEIVDCADGCSSAPPDSKNFFYNVLSCITCNR, encoded by the exons ATGGCTTCAAATTCCAGCACCAACAACGCTGGCTACCCCATCAAAACCATCGTCGTTTTGGTTCAAGAAAACCGTTCCTTTGACCACATGCTCGGTTGGATGAAGTCCCTCGATCCGAAAATCAACGGTATCACCGGTTCAGAGTCTAACCCGATTTCCACATCCAATCCCAACTCGAATCTGGTTCAATTCTCGGACCAGTCGGTCTATGTTGACCCGGACCCAGGTCACTCGATCCAAGACATTTACGAGCAAATCTTCGGAGAGCCTTGGAGCGAAGCCTCAACGGCAAAGAAATTGCCACCGACCATGCAAGGCTTTGCCCAAAATGCCGGGAGGCAAGCAGTGCCAAAGAATGCGACGGCGACGATGATGGAGACGGTAATGAATGGGTTCAAACCGGATTTAATTCCGGTTTATAAAGAGTTAGTTAAGGAATATGCGGTTTGTGACTGTTGGTTCGCTTCGGTTCCCGCTTCGACCCAACCGAACCGGCTCTATGTGCATTCTGCCACGTCACATGGGTTGACAAGTAATGACACCAATAAGCTTATTGGGGGTTTGCCTCAAAAGACGATATTTGATTCTTTGGATGAAAATGGGTTCAGTTTTGGGATCTATTATCAGTCTCCACCCGCCACCCTTTTCTATAG GAATCTTAGGAAACTGAAATACGTAGATAACTTCCGTCCATTCGATTTGTTCAAAAAGCATTGCAAAGAAGGGAAATTACCAAACTACGTGGTGATTGAGCAAAGATTTTTTGACTTGTTATCAATACCAGGGAACGATGATCACCCATCTCATGATGTTTCGGAGGGTCAAAAGTTTGTGAAAGAAGTGTATGAGGCACTAAGAGGTAGCCCACAATGGAATGAAACATTGTTTGTGATTGTATACGATGAGCATGGAGGGTTTTATGATCACGTGCCAACCCCTGTGGAAGGAGTGCCTAGTCCAGATGATATTGTGGGCCCTGAACCATTCAAGTTTCAGTTTGATAGACTTGGTGTGAGGATTCCAGCCATCATTGTTTCTCCATGGATTGAGCCAGGCACAG TGTTACACGGACCTTCGGGACCATCCCCAACATCACAATACGAGCATTCTTCTATACCAGCAACTGTGaagaaaatattcaatttaCCTGAATTTCTAACAAAAAGAGATGCATGGGCTGGAACATTTGAAGGTCTTTTAACTAGAAGCAGCCCAAGAACTGATTGTCCAG TGAAATTGCCTGAACCTGTAAAACTACGAGAAGCTCCTGCTCAAGAAAAGGCCAAGTTGAGTGAATTTCAAGAAGAATTGGTACAAATGGCAGCAACTCTGAATGGGGATCATAGAAAGAGTATATACCCCGACAAGTTAACTGAGAACATGAGTGTTCCGGACGCAGTTAAATATGTTGAAGATGCATTCAATACATTCTTGAATGAGTGTGAGAAGGCAAAGCAAAATGGTGCTGATGAGTCTGAAATTGTCGATTGTGCTGATGGATGTAGTAGTGCACCACCCGATTCcaaaaatttcttttacaatGTGCTGTCTTGTATAACATGTAATC
- the LOC100805391 gene encoding non-specific phospholipase C4 isoform X2: MASNSSTNNAGYPIKTIVVLVQENRSFDHMLGWMKSLDPKINGITGSESNPISTSNPNSNLVQFSDQSVYVDPDPGHSIQDIYEQIFGEPWSEASTAKKLPPTMQGFAQNAGRQAVPKNATATMMETVMNGFKPDLIPVYKELVKEYAVCDCWFASVPASTQPNRLYVHSATSHGLTSNDTNKLIGGLPQKTIFDSLDENGFSFGIYYQSPPATLFYRNLRKLKYVDNFRPFDLFKKHCKEGKLPNYVVIEQRFFDLLSIPGNDDHPSHDVSEGQKFVKEVYEALRGSPQWNETLFVIVYDEHGGFYDHVPTPVEGVPSPDDIVGPEPFKFQFDRLGVRIPAIIVSPWIEPGTVKLPEPVKLREAPAQEKAKLSEFQEELVQMAATLNGDHRKSIYPDKLTENMSVPDAVKYVEDAFNTFLNECEKAKQNGADESEIVDCADGCSSAPPDSKNFFYNVLSCITCNR, from the exons ATGGCTTCAAATTCCAGCACCAACAACGCTGGCTACCCCATCAAAACCATCGTCGTTTTGGTTCAAGAAAACCGTTCCTTTGACCACATGCTCGGTTGGATGAAGTCCCTCGATCCGAAAATCAACGGTATCACCGGTTCAGAGTCTAACCCGATTTCCACATCCAATCCCAACTCGAATCTGGTTCAATTCTCGGACCAGTCGGTCTATGTTGACCCGGACCCAGGTCACTCGATCCAAGACATTTACGAGCAAATCTTCGGAGAGCCTTGGAGCGAAGCCTCAACGGCAAAGAAATTGCCACCGACCATGCAAGGCTTTGCCCAAAATGCCGGGAGGCAAGCAGTGCCAAAGAATGCGACGGCGACGATGATGGAGACGGTAATGAATGGGTTCAAACCGGATTTAATTCCGGTTTATAAAGAGTTAGTTAAGGAATATGCGGTTTGTGACTGTTGGTTCGCTTCGGTTCCCGCTTCGACCCAACCGAACCGGCTCTATGTGCATTCTGCCACGTCACATGGGTTGACAAGTAATGACACCAATAAGCTTATTGGGGGTTTGCCTCAAAAGACGATATTTGATTCTTTGGATGAAAATGGGTTCAGTTTTGGGATCTATTATCAGTCTCCACCCGCCACCCTTTTCTATAG GAATCTTAGGAAACTGAAATACGTAGATAACTTCCGTCCATTCGATTTGTTCAAAAAGCATTGCAAAGAAGGGAAATTACCAAACTACGTGGTGATTGAGCAAAGATTTTTTGACTTGTTATCAATACCAGGGAACGATGATCACCCATCTCATGATGTTTCGGAGGGTCAAAAGTTTGTGAAAGAAGTGTATGAGGCACTAAGAGGTAGCCCACAATGGAATGAAACATTGTTTGTGATTGTATACGATGAGCATGGAGGGTTTTATGATCACGTGCCAACCCCTGTGGAAGGAGTGCCTAGTCCAGATGATATTGTGGGCCCTGAACCATTCAAGTTTCAGTTTGATAGACTTGGTGTGAGGATTCCAGCCATCATTGTTTCTCCATGGATTGAGCCAGGCACAG TGAAATTGCCTGAACCTGTAAAACTACGAGAAGCTCCTGCTCAAGAAAAGGCCAAGTTGAGTGAATTTCAAGAAGAATTGGTACAAATGGCAGCAACTCTGAATGGGGATCATAGAAAGAGTATATACCCCGACAAGTTAACTGAGAACATGAGTGTTCCGGACGCAGTTAAATATGTTGAAGATGCATTCAATACATTCTTGAATGAGTGTGAGAAGGCAAAGCAAAATGGTGCTGATGAGTCTGAAATTGTCGATTGTGCTGATGGATGTAGTAGTGCACCACCCGATTCcaaaaatttcttttacaatGTGCTGTCTTGTATAACATGTAATC